From the Marinomonas sp. THO17 genome, one window contains:
- a CDS encoding DUF2442 domain-containing protein, which translates to MKSSPLGKNTSVEVIGLTPNGLWLLAQGEEYFLSYEEFPWFENAPVKAVFNVEKQGESGFCWPDLDVDLSLDGIKHPEKYPLKAKY; encoded by the coding sequence ATGAAATCATCGCCGCTTGGCAAAAACACTTCGGTTGAAGTTATAGGGTTAACGCCTAACGGCCTTTGGCTATTAGCTCAAGGTGAAGAATATTTCTTAAGCTATGAAGAATTTCCTTGGTTTGAAAATGCGCCCGTTAAAGCTGTTTTTAATGTCGAAAAACAAGGGGAAAGCGGATTCTGCTGGCCTGACCTAGATGTGGACTTATCTCTCGATGGCATCAAGCACCCAGAGAAATATCCGCTGAAGGCAAAGTACTAA
- the lpdA gene encoding dihydrolipoyl dehydrogenase has product MNTDTMTFDLLVLGSGPGGYAAAFRAADLGLKVAMIERHATLGGVCLNVGCIPSKALLHVAGKIRMADEDAHGVTYAKPQIDLDAIRHHRQNTVNTLTGNLALMAKGRKVEIFHGEGHFLSTNQVQITKQDETHSGSTQVLSFKHAIIAVGSRAIRLPFVPYDDPRILDATSALQLERIPKHMLVLGGGIIGLEMATVYQALGAKITVAELGDQIMAGADKDLVRVFEQSNKDRMTFLTNSQVTDIQATPESLLVKLKDQAGEQQLEVDAVLVAVGRSPNGKNAGIADIGVEIDDRGFVITNNQCRTSVPNIFAIGDVTHGPMLAHKASHQGHIAAEVIAGHKVDFQPLAIPSIAYTFPEVAWVGLTETSAKAQNIPVKSAVFPWSASGRAIASGITQGKTKLIYDEVTKRVLGAGIVGAHAGELLGELTLAIEFGATLEDIALTIHAHPSLHESVGLAAELGAGTITDLPNRKL; this is encoded by the coding sequence ATGAATACGGATACTATGACATTTGATTTACTAGTATTGGGCAGTGGCCCTGGCGGTTATGCGGCTGCATTTCGAGCTGCTGATTTGGGCTTAAAGGTTGCCATGATAGAACGTCATGCCACACTTGGCGGAGTCTGTTTAAACGTTGGATGCATTCCTTCCAAAGCCTTGCTACATGTGGCCGGTAAAATTCGTATGGCCGATGAAGACGCCCACGGTGTGACTTATGCCAAACCTCAAATCGACTTAGACGCCATTCGCCACCATAGGCAAAACACTGTTAATACCCTGACAGGCAATCTCGCTTTGATGGCAAAAGGTCGTAAGGTTGAGATTTTTCATGGTGAAGGACATTTTTTATCCACTAACCAAGTTCAAATAACAAAACAAGATGAAACACATAGCGGTTCCACGCAGGTTTTGAGCTTCAAACACGCCATTATTGCGGTAGGCTCAAGAGCCATTCGTTTACCTTTTGTACCTTATGACGATCCGCGTATTTTGGATGCCACCAGTGCCTTACAACTTGAGCGTATTCCCAAGCACATGTTGGTATTAGGCGGCGGCATTATTGGTTTAGAGATGGCCACTGTGTACCAAGCTTTAGGCGCTAAAATCACGGTAGCGGAACTAGGTGATCAGATCATGGCAGGGGCTGACAAAGACCTTGTGCGAGTATTCGAGCAAAGCAACAAAGACCGCATGACTTTCCTCACGAACTCCCAAGTGACTGATATACAAGCGACACCTGAATCCTTGCTGGTAAAACTGAAAGACCAAGCGGGTGAGCAACAACTGGAAGTGGATGCTGTGCTTGTCGCAGTGGGTCGTTCTCCCAATGGCAAAAACGCCGGAATTGCTGACATAGGCGTGGAGATCGACGATAGAGGATTTGTTATCACTAACAATCAATGCAGAACATCTGTACCCAATATCTTCGCCATTGGCGATGTGACTCATGGCCCTATGCTGGCCCATAAAGCTTCTCATCAAGGTCATATTGCAGCGGAAGTCATTGCCGGGCACAAGGTGGATTTTCAACCTTTGGCAATTCCATCCATTGCTTATACCTTCCCTGAAGTGGCTTGGGTAGGGTTAACCGAAACGTCAGCGAAAGCACAAAATATCCCAGTAAAAAGTGCCGTTTTCCCATGGAGTGCCAGTGGTCGCGCCATTGCTTCAGGCATCACTCAAGGCAAAACCAAACTCATTTACGATGAGGTAACAAAGCGAGTATTGGGCGCAGGCATAGTCGGCGCGCATGCTGGAGAATTACTCGGTGAACTGACTCTCGCGATTGAATTTGGTGCCACCTTAGAAGACATTGCATTGACCATTCACGCTCACCCAAGCCTGCATGAATCCGTTGGCTTAGCCGCTGAACTGGGCGCTGGCACCATTACCGATTTGCCAAATAGGAAACTTTAA
- a CDS encoding TetR/AcrR family transcriptional regulator — translation MTAEKVDTKSKIMDLAEQYIIAGGYGAFSFRDIAEQIGIKSASVHYHFRTKGDLASAVMKRYTKEFASQLPDPMTSEFEPHAMINGFIDGFKAKVIDQKHMSLCTMLTADKEALPEEVRESLAVFYEVKLQWLQQVLSRLPTLSADEPKTAAVRLLACLHGASVLVQATGKEDCFEQVVSAWR, via the coding sequence ATGACAGCTGAAAAAGTGGATACCAAAAGCAAAATTATGGATTTGGCGGAACAATACATCATCGCCGGTGGCTATGGTGCTTTTAGTTTTCGAGATATCGCTGAGCAAATAGGTATCAAGAGTGCAAGTGTTCACTATCATTTCCGTACCAAGGGGGACTTGGCAAGTGCCGTGATGAAACGTTACACCAAAGAGTTTGCATCACAACTGCCCGACCCTATGACTTCGGAGTTTGAACCTCACGCTATGATAAATGGCTTTATTGATGGTTTTAAAGCCAAGGTGATCGATCAAAAACACATGAGTCTATGTACTATGTTGACGGCAGACAAAGAAGCCTTACCTGAGGAAGTCAGAGAAAGCTTGGCAGTTTTTTATGAGGTGAAGTTGCAGTGGTTGCAGCAGGTGTTGTCACGTTTGCCGACTCTCTCAGCGGATGAACCGAAAACAGCCGCTGTACGTTTGTTAGCTTGTTTGCATGGTGCTTCGGTTTTGGTGCAGGCCACTGGCAAAGAAGACTGTTTTGAACAAGTGGTGTCTGCATGGCGTTAA
- the aroE gene encoding shikimate dehydrogenase — MDQYAVVGNPIAHSKSPAIHTEFALQTKQNMQYTTLLGEEEHFEQQVRAFFQQGGKGLNVTVPFKERAFAMCDVLSQRAKQAGAVNTLLMAKNGDLFGDNTDGIGMVRDITINHQQSLKDKRILILGAGGAVRGVLEPVLDEQPDSITIANRTVTKAQQLADHFDCFASSFEALEGSFDIIINGTSASLSGQLPPLKDELVDEQTWCYDMMYGKQRTVFLQWAHELGAAGADGLGMLVGQAAEAFYLWRQIRPDTASLVARLRKQMAD; from the coding sequence GTGGATCAATACGCCGTGGTTGGCAACCCAATTGCACACAGTAAATCACCTGCGATTCATACTGAATTTGCCTTACAAACAAAGCAAAACATGCAATACACCACCTTGCTTGGTGAAGAAGAGCATTTTGAGCAACAAGTGCGTGCTTTTTTCCAGCAAGGTGGAAAAGGTTTAAATGTGACCGTCCCTTTCAAAGAGCGTGCTTTTGCCATGTGTGACGTTCTGAGCCAAAGGGCAAAACAGGCGGGTGCGGTAAACACCTTATTGATGGCGAAAAATGGCGACCTGTTCGGCGATAATACCGATGGAATTGGTATGGTTCGTGACATTACAATCAATCATCAACAGAGTCTGAAGGACAAACGCATACTGATTTTGGGTGCCGGTGGTGCCGTTCGTGGTGTCTTGGAACCGGTATTGGATGAACAGCCAGACTCGATAACCATTGCCAATAGAACCGTCACGAAAGCGCAACAACTGGCGGATCATTTTGATTGTTTCGCGTCTTCTTTCGAGGCCCTTGAAGGCTCGTTCGACATCATTATTAACGGCACGTCAGCGAGTTTGTCTGGACAGTTACCGCCACTGAAAGACGAGCTGGTGGACGAGCAAACTTGGTGTTACGACATGATGTATGGCAAACAGCGTACTGTCTTTTTGCAATGGGCCCATGAACTGGGTGCGGCAGGTGCAGATGGTTTAGGCATGTTGGTTGGTCAGGCGGCAGAAGCCTTTTATCTATGGCGACAAATACGCCCTGATACCGCCTCTCTAGTGGCACGTTTACGAAAACAAATGGCGGACTAA
- a CDS encoding GNAT family N-acetyltransferase, which produces MKAQWFTSVEEIGKDLWDKAIGETQYPFAQFAFHQALEDSQSIGDGTGWYPEYLLIMDEDDTPLAIAPTYLKTHSQGEFVFDWAWADAFQRYGFRYYPKRVWAVPFSPVTGIRLFSHLDPKGEDVAFMHLYRTVADVLTQANQQREFSSWHLLFVKPEHAALLKQDEAYLERISCQFHWFNRNYHDMTDYFSHFASRKRKSARKEREKVAAQGVTLKRKLGSELSSADIDFFYLCYQSTYAKRGQQGYLTRDFFGQLAAEMGEKILLVQAFRNEEPIAASWCFFDDHSLYGRYWGCVEEVDCLHFEACYYQGIEFCLEKGLQHFDPGTQGEHKIARGFEPVYSHSIHHIAHEGFRDAIARFCEEEAQAVREYHRDTNGLLPFKES; this is translated from the coding sequence ATGAAAGCGCAGTGGTTTACTTCTGTAGAGGAGATAGGCAAAGACCTTTGGGATAAAGCCATCGGAGAGACTCAATACCCTTTTGCACAGTTTGCGTTTCATCAAGCCTTGGAAGACAGCCAGAGTATTGGTGATGGTACAGGCTGGTATCCAGAGTATCTGTTGATCATGGATGAGGATGATACTCCGCTTGCTATTGCCCCCACCTATTTAAAAACCCATTCGCAAGGGGAATTTGTGTTTGATTGGGCGTGGGCCGATGCGTTTCAGCGTTATGGTTTCCGCTATTACCCAAAACGAGTTTGGGCCGTGCCTTTCTCACCTGTAACTGGAATTCGGCTTTTCTCCCATCTGGACCCAAAAGGAGAGGATGTGGCTTTTATGCATCTGTATCGAACAGTTGCGGATGTCTTGACCCAAGCGAATCAACAGAGAGAATTTTCCAGTTGGCACCTGCTCTTTGTTAAGCCTGAACATGCGGCCTTGTTAAAGCAAGACGAAGCGTATTTAGAACGAATTTCTTGTCAGTTTCATTGGTTTAACCGTAATTACCATGACATGACGGATTATTTTTCCCATTTTGCCAGTCGCAAGCGAAAATCTGCACGCAAAGAAAGGGAAAAAGTTGCGGCACAAGGTGTTACTTTAAAGCGTAAATTAGGCTCTGAATTAAGCTCAGCTGACATTGATTTCTTTTACCTGTGTTATCAATCCACTTACGCTAAGCGAGGCCAACAAGGTTATCTCACACGGGATTTCTTCGGCCAATTAGCAGCAGAGATGGGCGAGAAAATCTTGTTGGTACAGGCCTTTCGTAATGAAGAACCTATTGCGGCGTCTTGGTGCTTTTTCGACGATCACTCTTTGTATGGCCGTTATTGGGGCTGTGTGGAAGAAGTCGATTGCCTGCATTTTGAGGCTTGTTATTACCAAGGCATCGAGTTTTGTTTGGAAAAAGGGTTACAACATTTTGACCCTGGCACACAAGGGGAACACAAAATTGCCCGCGGATTTGAACCAGTGTACAGCCACAGTATTCACCACATAGCTCATGAAGGCTTTCGTGACGCCATCGCTCGTTTTTGTGAAGAAGAAGCGCAAGCCGTGCGGGAGTATCATCGGGATACCAATGGGTTGTTGCCGTTTAAAGAGAGTTAA
- a CDS encoding dihydrodipicolinate synthase family protein: MMARTQLDTSVFHGIMPALMTPCKSDRSPDFDALVKKAKEMMVAGMSAVVYCGSMGDWPLLTDTERMEGVERLVAAGVPVVVGTGAINTKSAVALAAHAQKVGAAGLMVIPRVLSRGSVIAAQRHHFKAILAAAPDIPAIIYNSPVYGFATRADLFFSLRTEHPNLIGFKEFGGADDLRYAAENITSQDDDVLLMVGVDTAVFHGFVNCGAVGAITGIGTALPKEVLLLADLSRKAARGQAKARKLAQELEQALQILASFDEGPELVLFFKYLLVLNGEPEYQLHFNETDELSDAQRFYCEQQYALFKAWFADWSLQNDVLSIIQATNTQVSEC; this comes from the coding sequence ATGATGGCCAGAACTCAACTTGATACCTCTGTTTTTCATGGCATCATGCCTGCATTGATGACTCCTTGTAAGTCAGATCGCAGTCCTGATTTCGATGCCTTAGTAAAAAAGGCTAAGGAAATGATGGTGGCAGGCATGTCTGCCGTAGTGTATTGCGGTTCTATGGGTGATTGGCCCTTATTGACTGACACAGAACGTATGGAAGGGGTTGAACGTCTGGTCGCCGCTGGTGTACCCGTAGTTGTTGGAACTGGTGCGATTAATACCAAGTCAGCGGTGGCGCTTGCGGCTCATGCACAAAAAGTCGGGGCGGCAGGTTTGATGGTAATTCCTCGCGTTTTATCCCGTGGTTCGGTCATTGCCGCTCAACGCCACCATTTCAAAGCCATTTTGGCCGCCGCACCGGATATACCCGCCATCATATACAACAGTCCTGTGTACGGTTTTGCGACCCGTGCCGATTTGTTTTTCTCTTTGCGTACTGAGCATCCTAACTTAATTGGCTTTAAGGAGTTTGGTGGCGCGGACGATTTACGCTATGCCGCTGAAAACATCACCTCTCAAGACGATGATGTGCTATTAATGGTAGGCGTTGATACGGCTGTTTTTCATGGTTTTGTGAACTGTGGTGCGGTTGGCGCTATTACCGGTATAGGCACCGCCTTACCAAAAGAAGTATTGCTGCTCGCAGATTTGTCTCGTAAAGCGGCACGAGGCCAAGCCAAAGCTCGCAAGCTTGCACAAGAACTTGAACAAGCACTTCAGATACTAGCCAGCTTTGATGAAGGCCCTGAACTGGTGCTGTTTTTCAAATATTTGCTGGTGCTGAACGGCGAACCAGAGTATCAATTACACTTTAATGAGACCGATGAACTCAGTGATGCCCAGCGTTTTTACTGTGAGCAACAGTATGCTCTGTTCAAAGCATGGTTTGCCGATTGGTCTTTGCAAAATGATGTACTTTCTATTATTCAGGCAACGAATACGCAGGTCTCGGAATGCTAA
- a CDS encoding DUF4160 domain-containing protein translates to MSPAIYRENGFKFFFFSNEEERMHVHIVGHDGEAKFWIAPEIALAKSYNLSVKELSKLEKSVEEHKDEIIAAWQKHFG, encoded by the coding sequence ATGAGCCCCGCGATTTACAGAGAAAACGGTTTTAAGTTTTTCTTTTTCTCCAATGAAGAAGAAAGAATGCATGTTCATATTGTTGGGCATGATGGCGAAGCTAAGTTTTGGATAGCTCCTGAAATTGCCCTTGCAAAAAGCTACAATCTTTCCGTTAAAGAGCTTTCTAAATTAGAAAAGAGCGTTGAGGAGCACAAAGATGAAATCATCGCCGCTTGGCAAAAACACTTCGGTTGA
- the lpxM gene encoding lauroyl-Kdo(2)-lipid IV(A) myristoyltransferase (LpxM is lauroyl-Kdo(2)-lipid IV(A) myristoyltransferase, an enzyme characterized in Escherichia coli and involved in biosynthesis of the form of lipid A found in that species and some closely related species.), translating into MTSHQKVDNKLYNPTFQWRFLLPRFWPTWLGVGLVLILAFVPVVWRDALASWIAGRLLNTKSGALKRARINLAECFPDKTLAEREALLKQNFQVAAQFFLAYGELLVRSKRHNQLRCVIHGEEHLFPHLQAQQKVIALVPHCWAIDYAGVLLTAHGFKTVAMIRDQKNPITDWLIHLQRIQYGARVYHRDAGIKPYLKSIKQGYLGYYLPDEDLGPQNSVFAPFFATEKATMKGLGKLANLSNAMVVPMLPAYDTQSKKYHLHILPALENFPTGDERADAERMNQTLEELISAHPEQYMWVLNLLRTRPDGARLY; encoded by the coding sequence ATGACCTCACACCAGAAAGTAGACAACAAGCTGTATAATCCAACCTTTCAGTGGCGTTTCCTTCTCCCCCGTTTTTGGCCCACTTGGCTGGGTGTTGGTTTGGTTTTAATACTGGCATTTGTTCCTGTAGTTTGGCGAGATGCGTTGGCCAGTTGGATTGCTGGACGCTTGCTAAATACCAAAAGCGGTGCATTAAAACGAGCGCGAATAAACCTAGCAGAATGTTTCCCAGACAAAACTTTAGCGGAGCGAGAAGCCTTACTGAAACAGAATTTTCAAGTGGCTGCTCAGTTTTTTCTGGCATACGGTGAGCTCTTGGTCCGCAGTAAGCGTCATAATCAACTGCGATGTGTGATTCATGGTGAAGAGCATCTGTTTCCTCACTTACAAGCTCAGCAAAAGGTGATTGCCTTAGTACCACATTGCTGGGCAATTGATTATGCAGGTGTATTGTTAACCGCTCATGGTTTTAAAACAGTTGCCATGATTCGAGATCAGAAAAACCCTATCACCGACTGGTTGATTCACTTACAGCGTATTCAATATGGGGCCCGAGTCTATCACCGCGATGCGGGCATTAAGCCTTATTTAAAATCCATTAAACAAGGTTATTTAGGTTATTACCTACCGGATGAAGACTTAGGTCCGCAAAACTCGGTTTTCGCGCCTTTTTTTGCCACAGAAAAAGCTACTATGAAAGGCTTAGGCAAGCTGGCAAACTTGTCTAATGCCATGGTAGTACCCATGCTGCCAGCTTATGATACGCAAAGTAAAAAGTATCATTTGCATATATTACCGGCGTTAGAAAACTTTCCTACGGGTGATGAAAGAGCTGACGCAGAGCGTATGAACCAAACCTTAGAAGAACTTATTTCAGCGCATCCTGAGCAATACATGTGGGTGTTGAATTTATTGCGCACGCGTCCTGACGGGGCGCGTTTGTACTAA
- a CDS encoding glutathione S-transferase, with amino-acid sequence MNGIHNKGSITFYHAPETRGTGVRVLLEELGVPYEMNVLNFKAGENQQPDFLAINPLGKFPTLVHNGIVVTEQVACYLYLADLYPEKGLAPALDDPNRGAYLRWMAYQGSSFEPAVIDKAFNRPVIDPSQSPYGRYDKMLDTIYGQIAKGPYL; translated from the coding sequence ATGAATGGTATCCATAACAAAGGCAGTATTACGTTTTATCATGCTCCAGAAACACGAGGCACTGGCGTTAGAGTGCTGCTGGAAGAGTTGGGCGTTCCTTACGAAATGAATGTGCTTAATTTCAAAGCAGGAGAAAATCAGCAGCCAGATTTCTTGGCGATTAACCCTTTAGGCAAATTTCCAACACTTGTTCATAATGGCATCGTTGTTACTGAGCAAGTTGCCTGTTATCTGTATTTAGCTGATTTGTATCCCGAAAAGGGATTAGCGCCCGCATTGGATGATCCTAATCGTGGTGCGTATTTACGCTGGATGGCTTATCAAGGGAGCAGTTTTGAACCGGCCGTAATTGATAAAGCTTTTAATCGTCCTGTCATTGATCCTTCTCAGTCGCCTTATGGTCGTTACGATAAAATGCTGGATACGATATATGGCCAAATTGCCAAAGGTCCCTATTTATGA
- a CDS encoding proline racemase family protein encodes MLTVIDSHTEGEPTRVVLSGGPDLGEGSLAEKAQRLATEHQDFYRSLVVEPYGQEAMVGALLVESSDPSCVTGVIYFDAAAVIGMCGHGTIGLAATLAHLGRIDVGTHKIETPVGIVEITLQDKNTVTVQNIESHRYQKDVELDVPGVGKVVGDIAYGGNWFFIVNNSPTKVEPNNIRQLNEYAIKVRECLYEQGVEGEKGGVIDHIIFYGPALTTQGHSRNFVLCPDDAYDRSPCGTGSSARLACLAADQRLAPNEKIYQESIIGSAYTLSYQTGKSQGKVIPSITGQAFVTREAKMMINTNDPLRHGVSC; translated from the coding sequence ATGCTAACCGTCATAGATAGTCACACAGAAGGGGAACCCACTCGCGTGGTCTTATCCGGTGGGCCAGACCTTGGGGAAGGAAGCTTGGCCGAAAAAGCCCAGCGTTTGGCCACAGAACATCAAGATTTCTATCGTTCTTTAGTGGTTGAACCTTATGGACAAGAAGCCATGGTGGGCGCTTTATTGGTCGAATCCTCCGACCCAAGTTGCGTGACTGGCGTAATATATTTTGATGCGGCCGCGGTGATTGGTATGTGCGGTCACGGCACCATAGGTTTGGCTGCGACCTTAGCCCATTTAGGTCGTATTGATGTTGGCACACATAAAATAGAAACGCCGGTTGGTATTGTTGAAATCACCCTCCAAGACAAAAACACAGTCACGGTACAAAACATCGAAAGCCATCGTTATCAAAAAGACGTTGAATTAGATGTGCCTGGGGTAGGCAAAGTCGTGGGAGACATCGCCTATGGCGGTAACTGGTTTTTCATCGTTAATAACAGCCCCACCAAGGTGGAACCCAACAATATAAGACAGCTCAACGAGTACGCGATCAAGGTAAGAGAATGTCTTTATGAACAAGGTGTGGAAGGTGAAAAGGGTGGCGTTATCGATCACATTATTTTCTATGGCCCAGCCCTTACCACACAAGGTCATAGTCGCAACTTTGTCCTCTGTCCAGATGATGCCTACGATCGTTCGCCCTGCGGCACCGGCAGTTCCGCAAGACTGGCTTGTTTGGCCGCGGATCAGAGGTTAGCGCCCAATGAAAAAATTTACCAAGAAAGCATAATAGGAAGTGCTTACACTTTGAGTTACCAAACAGGTAAAAGCCAAGGAAAAGTCATTCCGTCCATCACAGGACAAGCTTTTGTCACACGTGAAGCCAAGATGATGATTAATACCAATGACCCTTTGCGTCACGGTGTCTCATGCTAA
- a CDS encoding YafY family protein — MRASRILKLLMTLQTHDKVTARTLADICETSVRTIYRDIEALSAIGVPVYSEQGIQGGYRLLHGYRTYFNGLSEKEAETLFLAGLTGPVQKMGLEATLENAQLKLKAALPDTFRSQAERLQSRFLLDTPSWFSDDEKAELLPQLMTAVLEQHQIAISYESWKGKRERIANPLGIVLKGGQWYLIAQVEQDIRTYRVSRIDTLTLSTDTFERPEGFNLMAFWQTSLRRVEALQFPIMAEVRITPLGLKMMDFICVSYVINNAKIEPEDESGWHRAYLPVGENSYGCYELLRFGSELEVINPPELRAEMEKIVSSLAVLYHQNTALS; from the coding sequence ATGAGAGCCAGTCGTATACTAAAGCTGTTAATGACTTTGCAGACCCATGACAAAGTGACCGCTCGCACTTTAGCCGATATTTGTGAAACTTCTGTTCGCACCATATATCGAGATATAGAAGCATTAAGCGCGATTGGGGTGCCGGTTTACAGCGAACAAGGCATACAGGGCGGCTATCGACTTTTACACGGTTATCGAACGTATTTTAACGGACTATCAGAAAAAGAAGCAGAGACTCTCTTTTTAGCAGGGTTAACAGGCCCAGTTCAGAAAATGGGCTTGGAAGCGACGCTGGAAAATGCGCAATTAAAGCTCAAAGCAGCCTTACCTGATACCTTTAGAAGTCAGGCAGAACGTCTGCAAAGCCGATTTTTACTGGACACCCCAAGTTGGTTTTCGGATGACGAGAAAGCCGAGCTACTTCCTCAACTGATGACTGCTGTATTAGAACAACACCAGATTGCTATAAGTTATGAGAGTTGGAAAGGGAAGCGTGAACGCATAGCGAATCCTTTAGGCATCGTTCTGAAAGGAGGACAATGGTATTTGATCGCGCAAGTTGAACAGGATATTCGAACCTATCGAGTATCCCGCATTGATACATTAACACTATCCACCGACACATTTGAACGGCCAGAAGGCTTCAACTTAATGGCATTCTGGCAAACCAGTTTACGGCGTGTGGAAGCCCTTCAGTTTCCTATAATGGCTGAGGTTCGTATCACCCCCCTTGGCTTAAAAATGATGGACTTTATTTGTGTATCCTACGTGATCAATAACGCTAAGATAGAACCCGAAGATGAATCAGGCTGGCATCGTGCTTACCTTCCTGTTGGGGAAAACTCATATGGTTGTTATGAACTATTGCGCTTCGGCTCTGAATTGGAAGTCATTAATCCCCCAGAGCTGCGCGCAGAAATGGAGAAGATAGTGTCATCTTTGGCTGTGCTGTATCACCAAAATACAGCGCTGAGTTAA
- the hemF gene encoding oxygen-dependent coproporphyrinogen oxidase, producing the protein MASVTEQDIAAVKEYLMSLQDRICSELEALEPNTRFQQDAWDRPNGGGGRTRVIAHGDVIEKGGVNFSHVMGDKLPPSATEERPELAGGRFEAMGVSLVIHPKNPMAPTSHANVRLFVVYKEGMAPFWWFGGGFDLTPYYGFDEDCIHWHQMAQQAVEPFGEGYYQRFKSWCDDYFYLKHRAEPRGIGGLFYDDFNEGSFADCFAMMRSVGDVYSQAYLPILSRRKDLPYTEQQRDFQLHRRGRYVEFNLVFDRGTHFGLQSGLGRTESILMSLPPEVRWTYEYQVRPNSPEAKLTEYYLTSRNWLEDL; encoded by the coding sequence ATGGCAAGCGTTACAGAGCAAGATATTGCGGCAGTGAAAGAATATCTTATGTCGTTACAAGATAGGATATGTAGTGAGCTGGAAGCTTTGGAACCCAATACGCGCTTTCAGCAAGATGCTTGGGACAGACCCAACGGCGGAGGTGGTCGAACTCGAGTGATTGCTCATGGCGATGTTATCGAGAAAGGCGGTGTGAATTTCTCCCATGTGATGGGGGATAAACTTCCTCCTTCTGCAACGGAAGAGCGTCCTGAATTAGCGGGTGGTCGATTTGAAGCCATGGGCGTTTCTCTAGTGATTCACCCGAAGAATCCAATGGCGCCTACTTCTCACGCCAATGTGCGTTTATTTGTCGTTTATAAAGAAGGCATGGCACCTTTTTGGTGGTTTGGTGGAGGGTTTGATCTGACACCTTATTATGGTTTTGATGAAGACTGTATCCATTGGCATCAGATGGCTCAGCAAGCGGTGGAACCTTTTGGTGAAGGTTATTATCAAAGATTCAAAAGCTGGTGTGACGACTATTTTTATCTAAAGCATCGTGCTGAGCCTCGTGGTATCGGCGGTTTGTTTTATGATGACTTCAATGAAGGCAGTTTTGCTGATTGTTTTGCCATGATGCGTTCTGTTGGGGATGTATACAGCCAAGCCTATTTACCCATTTTGTCGCGCCGAAAAGACTTGCCTTACACAGAACAACAACGGGATTTTCAGCTGCATCGTCGTGGACGTTATGTTGAATTCAATTTGGTATTCGACCGAGGCACCCATTTTGGTCTGCAAAGTGGTTTGGGGCGTACGGAGTCCATATTGATGTCTTTACCACCGGAAGTGCGTTGGACTTATGAGTATCAGGTACGGCCAAATAGCCCTGAAGCCAAATTAACAGAATATTATTTAACGTCGAGAAACTGGCTGGAAGATCTATAG
- a CDS encoding group II truncated hemoglobin, whose amino-acid sequence MSNQTLPSYGEGDATFQAVGGLNGLRKLVESFYRIMENTPAYRPLFDMHPADTQLSIDKLVAFLSGWMGGERLYSKTYGKIHLPQAHAHLVVTDKEKAMWLNCMAEALNEQDYPDALKRYLIEKLEFPAERIRQVSQIQHQE is encoded by the coding sequence ATGAGCAATCAGACATTACCAAGCTATGGTGAGGGAGATGCCACCTTTCAAGCGGTTGGAGGGTTAAATGGTTTAAGAAAACTAGTTGAAAGCTTTTACCGCATTATGGAAAACACACCAGCATATCGCCCTTTGTTTGACATGCACCCTGCTGATACACAGCTGAGTATCGACAAACTGGTAGCATTTTTATCCGGTTGGATGGGCGGCGAACGCTTGTATTCAAAAACCTATGGCAAGATTCATCTGCCCCAAGCACATGCCCATTTAGTGGTCACAGACAAAGAGAAAGCCATGTGGTTAAACTGCATGGCAGAGGCACTAAACGAGCAAGATTACCCTGACGCGCTGAAGCGCTATTTGATAGAGAAGCTCGAATTCCCCGCAGAACGCATCCGACAAGTCAGCCAGATTCAACACCAAGAATAG